From one Aspergillus fumigatus Af293 chromosome 8, whole genome shotgun sequence genomic stretch:
- the mas1 gene encoding DUF3129 domain-containing protein yields MLIKDILTVTALLASQVSAHGLVTRIKGANGVDMPGLTIIDGVPRDCPSAACGGQKDTAIIRDQEMGGIKASPLGRTMGAGPVYAATVINKFMGAATEKRGRASPSERRRQLINDAASVITNAGGTILNGVQDIADKTPLGGTIKSAQSAVDDALSIVPGLKSGAMTPQGTKENGIQLYSGKGSRTGLPTASPDGVVTVIYHQVNQDGAGPLTADIDPSSGGTNAKAFVSAKVIQNIPGVAGFSTSSTMDYEVKVQVPNGMKCTGTVGAAKNVCILRVRNTAISGPFGGSAAFTM; encoded by the exons ATGTTGATCAAAGACATCCTCACTGTGACAGCCCTTCTTGCGAGCCAGGTGAGTGCTCATGGGCTGGTCACCCGCATCAAAGGCGCCAACGGCGTCGACATGCCTGGCTTAACTA TCATTGACGGAGTACCACGGGACTGCCCCTCTGCGGCATGCGGCGGACAAAAGGACACGGCAATCATCCGAGACCAGGAAATGGGAGGTATCAAGGCCTCGCCTCTGGGCCGTACTATGGGCGCTGGTCCGGTATATGCGGCCACAGTCATTAACAAGTTTATGGGCGCtgcgacggagaagaggggTCGCGCTTCCCCCTCGGAAAGGC GTCGACAACTCATCAACGATGCTGCAAGTGTCATTACTAACGCCGGTGGAACTATTCTCAATG GCGTCCAAGACATCGCAGACAAGACCCCGCTGGGTGGGACGATCAAGA GCGCGCAGTCGGCAGTTGATGACGCCCTCAGTATTGTACCAGGCCTCAAGTCCGGTGCAATGACACCGCAGGGCACCAAGGAGAACGGTATTCAGTTATACTCTGGCAAAGGTTCCCGCACGGGTCTGCCAACCGCTTCTCCAGATGGTGTCGTCACAGTCATTTATCATCAG GTAAACCAGGACGGCGCTGGACCTCTCACAGCCGACATTGATCCGTCCAGCGGAGGAACCAATGCGAAGGCATTTGTGTCGGCCAAAGTGATTCAGAACATCCCCGGTGTGGCAGGGTTCTCAACATCCAGCACTATGGACTACGAGGTCAAGGTCCAGGTGCCTAATGGGATGAAATGCACTGGAACAGTCGGTGCTGCCAAGAATGTGTGCATTCTGCGGGTTCGGAATACGGCTATCTCCGGGCCATTTGGCGGTTCTGCTGCATT
- the cdpNPT gene encoding putative dimethylallyl tryptophan synthase, with product MDGEMTASPPDISACDTSAVDEQTGQSGQSQAPIPKDIAYHTLTKALLFPDIDQYQHWHHVAPMLAKMLVDGKYSIHQQYEYLCLFAQLVAPVLGPYPSPGRDVYRCTLGGNMTVELSQNFQRSGSTTRIAFEPVRYQASVGHDRFNRTSVNAFFSQLQLLVKSVNIELHHLLSEHLTLTAKDERNLNEEQLTKYLTNFQVKTQYVVALDLRKTGIVAKEYFFPGIKCAATGQTGSNACFGAIRAVDKDGHLDSLCQLIEAHFQQSKIDAAFLCCDLVDPAHTRFKVYIADPLVTLARAEEHWTLGGRLTDEDTAVGLEIIRGLWSELGIIQGPLEPSAMMEKGLLPIMLNYEMKAGQRLPKPKLYMPLTGIPETKIARIMTAFFQRHDMPEQAEVFMENLQAYYEGKNLEEATRYQAWLSFAYTKEKGPYLSIYYFWPE from the exons ATGGACGGTGAGATGaccgcttctcctcctgaCATATCTGCCTGCGACACATCCGCCGTCGACGAGCAAACAGGTCAATCTGGACAGTCACAGGCCCCGATCCCGAAAGATATAGCTTATCATACCCTCACCAAGGCGCTTCTCTTCCCGGATATCGATCAATACCAGCACTGGCATCATGTCGCGCCCATGCTCGCAAAGATGCTCGTCGACGGGAAGTACAGCATCCATCAGCAATACGAGTACCTATGTCTGTTTGCCCAGCTCGTCGCCCCAGTGCTTGGTCCATACCCGTCACCAGGGAGAGACGTGTACCGATGCACCCTGGGCGGTAACATGACTGTCGAACTAAGTCAGAACTTCCAGAGATCAGGATCGACGACGCGCATTGCGTTTGAGCCCGTCCGCTACCAGGCGAGTGTCGGCCATGACCGGTTCAACCGCACCTCGGTCAATGCGTTCTTCTCTCAGCTCCAATTGCTCGTCAAAAGCGTCAACATAGAACTGCATCATTTGCTTAGCGAGCATCTGACCCTGACGGCCAAAGACGAGCGCAATCTGAATGAGGAGCAACTCACAAAGTACCTCACGAACTTTCAAGTGAAGACCCAGTATGTCGTGGCGTTGGATCTGAGAAAGACCGGAATCGTTGCCAAGGAATACTTCTTTCCGGGGATCAAGTGTGCAGCCACGGGTCAGACTGGATCCAATGCATGTTTCGGAGCAATACGGGCAGTCGACAAAGACGGCCACCTGGATAGTTTGTGTCAATTAATCGAAGCACATTTCCAGCAAAGCAAAATCGATgctgcttttctttgctgCGACCTTGTTGACCCCGCGCATACTCGATTCAAGGTCTACATCGCCGATCCTCTCGTTACCCTCGCCAGAGCGGAAGAACACTGGACACTGGGCGGACGACTGACAGACGAGGACACCGCAGTTGGGTTGGAGATCATCCGTGGACTCTGGTCAGAACTCGGGATTATCCAAGGTCCACTTGAGCCTTCGGCCATGATGGAGAAAGGGCTCTTGCCCATTATGCTGAACTATGAGATGAAGGCCGGCCAGCGACTTCCCAAGCCCAAGCTGTATATGCCACTCACAGGGATTCCCGAAACCAAGATAGCTCGTATAATGactgccttcttccagcgGCATGATATGCCGGAACAAGCAGAGGTTTTCATGGAGAATTTGCAGGCATACTA TGAAGGTAAAAATTTGGAAGAGGCGACGCGTTATCAGGCGTGGCTCTCCTTTGCGTACACGAAGGAGAAAGGGCCGTATCTCTCTATATATTACTTTTGGCCTGAATGA
- a CDS encoding putative glycosyl transferase, whose translation MIYSRPCSSYTFLVAAAIFAVVILWREYAWKFKSQLLLNCSAPPTSINVTGSAIPNQVHYVYILRDVDADFAFQFKHFLSLYSVLQHWHPDTIYLHTNANPKTIENARAGKTGKWNQLIFNTPNLRINHVEPPTVAGNGKPIDQIEHKSDFVRVSTVCEFGGIYLDWDAHPVRDIKALRESGFNSITGRQANGEIMSGTFMAKKDALLLQMWKAEMHKVYDGGWTTHSNSVVTRLGQRLARLPGEVLIMEQDAFGPGSWTTPENIVLYGIHNETVSNLENATDCRSLPSYDEGVTDRWDRPQDFPSWERDYSHTYILHAFSPARNGNPVKDFKHITPKYVLERQSNFARLLYPVTRDMCRAGFVEVNDSYAG comes from the coding sequence ATGATCTATTCCCGCCCTTGTTCAAGCTACACATTCCTGGTGGCTGCAGCCATATTCGCCGTTGTGATTCTCTGGAGAGAATATGCTTGGAAATTTAAAAGTCAGCTGCTCCTCAACTGCAGTGCCCCTCCGACGTCAATCAATGTGACTGGTTCCGCGATTCCAAACCAAGTCCATTATGTGTACATTCTACGAGATGTTGACGCGGACTTCGCCTTCCAATTCAAAcactttctctctctctacTCGGTCTTGCAACACTGGCATCCCGACACGATCTATCTCCACACCAACGCTAATCCAAAGACCATCGAGAATGCTCGGGCCGGGAAGACGGGAAAGTGGAACCAGCTGATATTCAACACTCCCAACCTGCGAATAAACCATGTTGAACCGCCCACTGTTGCGGGAAACGGAAAGCCCATTGACCAGATCGAGCACAAGTCCGACTTTGTTCGCGTTTCTACCGTCTGCGAGTTCGGCGGCATCTACCTTGACTGGGATGCACACCCGGTTCGCGATATCAAGGCCTTGAGGGAGAGCGGCTTCAATTCAATCACTGGCCGCCAGGCTAACGGTGAGATAATGAGCGGAACCTTCATGGCCAAGAAGGATGCGCTCTTGCTCCAGATGTGGAAAGCCGAGATGCACAAGGTTTACGATGGGGGGTGGACAACGCACAGCAATTCAGTCGTGACGCGATTGGGCCAGCGTCTGGCGCGGTTGCCGGGGGAAGTCCTAATCATGGAGCAGGATGCATTTGGGCCGGGGAGCTGGACCACGCCTGAAAACATCGTGCTCTATGGGATTCACAACGAGACGGTCTCGAATCTGGAGAACGCTACAGATTGCAGGTCCCTGCCGTCATACGACGAAGGAGTTACGGATCGATGGGACAGGCCGCAGGACTTTCCGTCGTGGGAGCGTGACTACTCACATACATACATATTACATGCTTTTAGTCCTGCTCGGAATGGGAATCCGGTCAAGGACTTCAAACATATCACGCCGAAATACGTGCTGGAACGGCAGAGTAATTTCGCACGACTGCTATATCCCGTCACGAGGGATATGTGTCGCGCCGGCTTTGTGGAGGTAAATGATTCATATGCCGGATAA
- a CDS encoding putative LPS glycosyltransferase has product MILTAPHRRLHITKILPVVLVFYASVYLLWPVIQTSYRDTNWSFISRDVLSDDKLSHTQNETLGFEHIYAIGLKERTDKRDFLTLASLAAGFKVDWIDGVRPDELDPRSLPNGLNLTDLKPTAVACWRAHMNALRMVLQNSYTTALILEDDADWDVALKMQLREFARGVRLLNGEENAPKTAPYGTDWDILWIGGCASGPGANETTFFAIPDDPTVPSPDKRDGWGGPLETWKQQYPNLPIGTTRFLYRAEMGCCTYGYAVTREGAKKILAALSVDRLDCAVDNAMSDLCAGTNGRRQLKCFATFPNLIGTYRHAGPASRDSDINGGDDASWHEAQAWNMVYSTRLNIHQLVAGERKVYSQHENEKSGAITELDLAEIHYPRGVLVG; this is encoded by the exons ATGATCTTGACAGCCCCCCACCGGCGTCTTCACATCACCAAGATTCTCCCAGTGGTACTTGTTTTTTATGCCAGCGTCTACTTGCTCTGGCCAGTCATCCAGACAAGCTACAGGGATACGAATTGGTCGTTCATCAGTCGCGACGTCCTGAGCGATGACAAGCTTTCGCATACTCAGAACGAGACTCTGGGG TTCGAACATATCTACGCAATCGGCTTGAAAGAACGGACCGACAAACGCGACTTCTTGACTTTAGCATCTCTCGCTGCTGGTTTCAAAGTGGACTGGATTGATGGTGTGCGACCTGACGAGCTGGATCCCAGATCCCTACCTAAT GGACTTAACCTGACTGATTTGAAACCCACTGCCGTGGCCTGCTGGCGCGCACATATGAATGCACTAAGAAT GGTCCTTCAAAACTCCTACACGACAGCCCTGATCCTAGAAGACGACGCAGACTGGGATGTGGCCCTCAAAATGCAACTCCGCGAATTTGCCCGTGGGGTGCGCCTGCTGAATGGCGAGGAAAACGCACCCAAAACTGCCCCCTACGGCACGGACTGGGATATCCTCTGGATTGGAGGCTGCGCCTCGGGCCCCGGGGCCAACGAGACGACTTTCTTCGCCATCCCAGACGACCCAACCGTCCCTAGTCCCGATAAGCGGGATGGCTGGGGCGGCCCACTGGAGACATGGAAACAACAGTATCCCAACTTGCCGATTGGAACAACGCGCTTCTTATATCGGGCCGAAATGGGCTGTTGTACGTACGGATATGCCGTCACAAGGGAAGGGGCCAAGAAAATCCTAGCCGCGCTTTCCGTGGATCGCCTTGACTGTGCTGTCGACAACGCCATGAGTGACCTGTGCGCCGGCACTAACGGCCGTCGGCAGCTGAAATGCTTTGCTACGTTTCCTAATCTGATCGGCACGTATCGACACGCTGGTCCGGCATCACGCGACTCCGATATCAACGGTGGCGATGATGCCTCATGGCATGAAGCTCAAGCATGGAATATGGTCTACAGCACGCGGCTCAACATCCATCAGCTGGTGGCGGGCGAAAGGAAGGTATATTCGCAACACGAGAATGAAAAATCAGGCGCCATAACAGAGTTGGATCTAGCGGAAATTCACTATCCAAGGGGAGTCTTGGTTGGCTAA
- a CDS encoding putative solute transporter: MASRPWCGVFTAKGVPVYQTLHLAVLMCLQVILQNLSLAYSSVIFHQLVRLLLTPLTALLNYLLYRSRIPTASIIPLIMLCAGVGTMSYYDTLPRTDGKITASSKGAVFAFTGVVASALYTAFVGRYHRKFEISSVQLLLNQAPLSAAMLLCVVPFAETLPATAGLSTSLYVSIMASGILACLVNLSQFIIIDSVGPVSSTVIGHLKTCIIVGLGWALSDRPISRGCLVGILMALTGMTFAWQPLKSCDSCANCSNAAVDMPDETVATYEVVTLLECLS; the protein is encoded by the exons ATGGCATCACGTCCTTGGTGCGGTGTCTTCACTGCGAAGGGAGTGCCAGTATATCAGACTCTGCACTTGGCTGTACTCATGTGTCTCCAGGTGATACTGCAGAATCTCTCTCTAGCTTATTCTTCAGTCATCTTCCACCAACTCGTGCGACTGCTTCTGACACCGCTTACCGCGCTCTTGAATTATCTTCTGTATCGTTCAAGGATTCCCACAGCATCCATCATACCTCTGATAATGCTGTGTGCCGGTGTTGGGACCATGTCATACTACGACACATTACCCCGGACAGACGGCAAAATCACAGCGTCTTCGAAGGGTGCGGTGTTTGCCTTCACCGGCGTCGTTGCCAGTGCGTTATATACAGCATTCGTTGGACGCTATCACCGGAAATTCGAAATCAGCAGTGTTCAACTCCTATTGAATCAAGCTCCACTGAGCGCGGCGATGCTTCTGTGCGTTGTCCCTTTTGCTGAGACGTTGCCAGCCACTGCTGGCCTCTCGACATCATTATACGTCTCTATCATGGCA AGCGGTATCCTTGCATGTCTGGTGAATCTCTCAcaattcatcatcatagATTCGGTTGGCCCTGTCAGCAGCACTGTCATTGGACACTTGAAAACCTGTATCATTGTCGGGTTGGGATGGGCCCTGAGCGATCGGCCAATTTCGAGGGGATGCCTCGTCGGTATCCTAATGGCCCTGACAGGAATGACCTT TGCTTGGCAGCCGCTGAAGAGCTGTGATTCATGTGCGAATTGTTCGAATGCGGCAGTTGATATGCCTGACGAAACCGTTGCAACGTACGAGGTGGTCACTCTCCTTGAGTGCCTGTCCTAA
- a CDS encoding glycosyltransferase family 2 protein, producing the protein MLSKHEYDIRELPPDDRIRFSVKYRNALYVVSKAAIWAFYFYFLMRLLLVITAPEQTWQIWLMLLVEYIFARMPWNDQLLTVAAGRSLQSRPRDRLRLHGSDHLPRVDVLVPCCGEPTDVVLDTVRAACTMDYPVTHFRVLLLDDGASPALRDAVAGLRSQWPHLSYHTRGQHSGRVFAKAGNLNYALFSLQNEVQPEFCAVLDADCMPTPDFLRATLPHLLKDPQAALLTTRQYYYNLPDGDPLQQSRVHFYTCHNSELDRMGAAIDAGSGAVFRRKAIVDVGGYPTFSFSEDWQLSLMLQGLGYRTMQVLEPLQLGLVPSSLEGHIAQRNRWQIGHSQQPSVLFSSNHGIPRPLQWSIAFNGLSIVMGLVGYMVGFAAVPVLCASGRLIPAASPLLVQIQVLLAVLHIALTWLHGLIQSAHAGFRIGPFAHLENSWLASTHIFAIIRFHCVSSKPKGSFVTGSSANSWNRLTELPIYKKLRKDLLDNGLVYSLFLYVATLGTFLLAFYAAVSSNYAPGATPTHNRLITELLTTVAWPPMLHIGYLTVSNLWVPVGYLLRRPEYPERRSMMAVSDRGIFFPQADVQMKLLHQSRPPLGSYKHYVLVPFVLVAILVAATVL; encoded by the exons ATGCTGTCAAAACACGAGTATGACATTCGGGAGCTTCCACCGGATGACCGCATTCGGTTCAGTGTGAAGTACAGGAACGCTCTCTATGTTGTAAGCAAGGCAGCCATCTGGGCCTTTTATTTCTACTTTCTCATGCGCTTGCTTCTGGTCATCACAGCACCGGAGCAGACCTGGCAGATATGGCTGATGCTTCTTGTCGAGTATATCTTCGCCC GTATGCCTTGGAATGATCAGCTCCTCACGGTAGCAGCAGGCCGATCACTGCAAAGCCGCCCCCGAGACCGACTGCGACTCCATGGCAGCGACCATCTGCCTCGGGTCGACGTCCTGGTTCCCTGCTGCGGAGAGCCGACGGATGTAGTTCTGGACACGGTCCGGGCAGCCTGCACTATGGACTATCCCGTCACTCATTTCCGGGTCCTTCTGCTGGACGATGGGGCCTCTCCTGCGCTGCGTGACGCCGTTGCAGGGCTACGCTCCCAATGGCCGCACCTGTCTTACCACACGCGCGGGCAGCACTCCGGCCGTGTCTTTGCCAAAGCCGGAAATCTCAACTAcgcgctcttctccttgcagaacGAGGTTCAGCCCGAGTTTTGTGCCGTTTTGGATGCTGACTGCATGCCCACCCCCGACTTTCTGCGAGCCACGCTGCCTCATCTGCTGAAGGATCCGCAGGCTGCTCTGCTCACGACGAGGCAATACTACTATAATCTGCCCGATGGTGACCCTCTGCAACAGTCTCGTGTGCACTTCTACACCTGCCACAATTCCGAGCTCGACCGCATGGGCGCTGCCATCGACGCAGGGTCTGGGGCCGTCTTTCGGCGGAAGGCGATCGTCGATGTGGGCGGCTATCCcaccttttccttctcagaaGATTGGCAGCTCTCGTTGATGTTGCAGGGCCTAGGGTATCGCACGATGCAGGTGCTGGAACCGTTGCAGTTGGGGTTGGTACCGTCGTCGCTGGAGGGGCATATCGCACAGCGAAACCGATGGCAGATTGGCCACTCCCAACAGCCATCCGTGTTGTTCTCCTCAAACCACGGCATTCCCCGACCTCTGCAGTGGAGTATTGCTTTCAATGGCTTGTCCATCGTCATGGGGCTGGTTGGGTACATGGTAGGGTTCGCGGCAGTTCCCGTTCTCTGCGCTTCCGGTCGTCTGATTCCCGCCGCATCGCCCTTGTTGGTTCAGATTCAGGTACTTTTGGCGGTTTTGCACATCGCCTTGACATGGCTACATGGATTGATCCAATCGGCCCACGCGGGCTTTCGCATTGGGCCATTCGCCCACCTGGAGAACAGCTGGCTTGCAAGCA CCCATATCTTTGCGATCATTCGATTCCACTGCGTCTCGAGCAAACCAAAGGGTTCCTTTGTCACGGGGAGTAGTGCGAACTCGTGGAACCGCCTCACTGAACTGCCGATCTACAAGAAGCTCCGCAAGGATTTGCTAGATAACGGACTTGTATACAGCCTCTTCTTGTATGTTGCGACTCTAGGCACGTTTCTGCTGGCATTCTATGCAGCCGTCAGCAGCAATTACGCCCCTGGCGCGACGCCTACTCACAACCGATTGATCACGGAACTGCTCACCACGGTGGCGTGGCCGCCTATGCTGCATATTGGCTACCTCACTGTCAGCAATCTGTGGGTTCCAGTCGGTTATCTGCTTCGTCGTCCGGAGTATCCCGAACGGAGATCCATGATGGCAGTCAGCGACCGGGGTATCTTCTTTCCCCAGGCGGATGTCCAGATGAAACTCCTTCACCAGAGTCGTCCTCCACTGGGGTCCTACAAACATTATGTCCTGGTACCCTTTGTGTTGGTTGCCATTCTTGTCGCGGCAACCGTGCTGTGA
- the chi2 gene encoding glycoside hydrolase family 18 protein, with product MYFTTLLSALSLMAAAASALPHQLSSRASGAQNVVYWGQNGGGTVENNDLASYCTSTSGIDIIVLSFLYQYGNGNTIASGTIGQSCYISPSGQPQNCDALASAIKTCQSRGVKVILSLGGAVGAYSLSSQAEAETIGQNLWEAYGNTQGNGNVPRPFGSTFVNGWDFDIESYSGNEYYQYLINKLRSNFASDPSNQYYITGAPQCPIPEPNMQVIVTKAQFDYLWVQFYNNPGCSVNGPINYDQWVSNLANTPSANAKIFIGVPASPLGATGTSSGAQYYLQPSALASLVAEYKDNPAFGGVMMWSAGFSDANVNNGCTYAQEAKRILTTGSPC from the coding sequence ATGTATTTTACCACATTGCTCAGTGCCCTCAGCCTGATGGCTGCTGCCGCATCTGCTCTGCCCCATCAGCTATCTTCTCGCGCGTCCGGTGCCCAGAACGTTGTGTACTGGGGCCAGAACGGCGGTGGCACCGTCGAGAACAATGACCTGGCGTCCTACTGCACGTCGACCTCTGGCATCGATATCATAGTCCTGTCCTTCCTGTATCAGTACGGAAATGGCAACACCATTGCCTCCGGCACCATCGGCCAGTCCTGCTATATTTCTCCCTCTGGACAGCCCCAGAACTGCGATGCTCTGGCCTCTGCCATCAAGACCTGCCAATCCAGGGGCGTGAAGGTCATTCTGTCTCTCGGAGGCGCCGTCGGCGCctattctctttcctcccaggccgaggccgagacGATCGGCCAAAACCTTTGGGAGGCCTACGGCAATACCCAAGGCAATGGAAATGTGCCCCGACCCTTTGGAAGCACTTTTGTCAACGGCTGGGACTTTGACATTGAGAGCTACTCCGGAAACGAATACTACCAGTACCTGATCAACAAGCTGCGCTCCAACTTTGCTTCGGATCCTTCCAACCAGTACTACATCACCGGTGCGCCACAGTGTCCGATCCCCGAGCCCAACATGCAGGTCATTGTCACCAAGGCGCAGTTTGACTATCTCTGGGTGCAATTCTACAACAACCCCGGCTGCTCCGTCAACGGTCCCATCAACTACGACCAATGGGTCTCCAACCTGGCCAACACCCCCTCCGCCAACGCGAAGATCTTTATCGGCGTCCCTGCTTCGCCGCTGGGCGCGACGGGAACGTCTAGTGGTGCGCAGTACTATCTCCAGCCCAGCGCTCTGGCCTCCCTCGTGGCCGAGTACAAGGACAACCCGGCCTTCGGAGGCGTCATGATGTGGTCCGCCGGTTTTTCGGACGCCAACGTCAACAACGGATGCACTTATGCCCAGGAGGCGAAGCGCATCCTGACTACCGGGTCTCCTTGTTAG
- a CDS encoding putative secreted antimicrobial peptide encodes MKFLAIATLLASASATIVYPYTSASCSGSTVGKITSCGCTNMSGNYKIKGAKLDFQKATASFYKGRNCEGVRISKASDQSCVKLPVGWESFGSVRIHGGTC; translated from the coding sequence ATGAAATTCCTTGCAATCGCCACTCTCCTGGCCTCAGCCAGTGCTACCATCGTCTATCCCTACACCAGCGCCTCCTGCAGTGGCAGTACCGTCGGCAAGATCACCTCCTGCGGCTGTACCAACATGAGCGGCAACTACAAGATCAAGGGGGCTAAACTCGACTTCCAAAAGGCCACCGCCAGCTTCTACAAGGGTAGAAATTGCGAAGGCGTTCGCATTTCCAAGGCCTCGGACCAGAGTTGCGTGAAGCTTCCGGTTGGTTGGGAATCCTTTGGTTCCGTGCGGATTCACGGGGGAACTTGCTGA